Proteins encoded by one window of Sciurus carolinensis chromosome 12, mSciCar1.2, whole genome shotgun sequence:
- the Sertad4 gene encoding SERTA domain-containing protein 4, whose protein sequence is MTLVLSMNRFCEPIVSEGAAEIAGYQTLWEADSYRGQSPPGPAQAPLQGDRGAGPPLAGSHYRGISNPITTSKITYFKRKYVEEEDFHPPLSSCSHKTISIFEERAHILYMSLEKLKFIDDPEVYLRRSVLINNLMKRIHGEIIMQNNWCFPACSFSGASAQEWFMAQDCPYRKRPRMAKEECEKFHACCFYQECGGHYLNLPLSVNASVGSASSSSSSSSSSSSSPPLPLPSCSHQVDFDVGGAPIYKSDGQIPANEIFVTNVRSLGVQEKARLSEEKANNTSRDGDPLSHEPVGNDLDLECKGQFYDYFETGYNEKNNVSESWKKSLRKKEPSPSNKLCCSKGSKI, encoded by the exons ATGACTCTGGTTCTGTCCATGAATAGATTCTGCGAGCCCATTGTCTCGGAAGGAGCTGCTGAAATTGCTGGGTACCAAACACTATGGGAGGCTGACAGCTACAGAGGCCAGAGCCCCCCAGGGCCAGCACAGGCTCCTTTGCAGGGAGACCGGGGAGCTGGTCCCCCATTGGCAG GATCACATTACAGGGGAATTTCAAATCCTATAACAACATCCAAGATCACATACTTTAAGAGGAAGTATGTGGAAGAAGAGGATTTTCACCCACCACTCAGCAGCTGTAGCCATAAA accaTCTCCATTTTTGAGGAACGAGCCCACATCCTTTACATGTCCTTAGAAAAGCTAAAGTTTATCGATGATCCTGAAGTGTACCTCCGAAGATCTGTCCTTATAAACAACTTGATGAAAAGGATCCATGGAGAGATCATCATGCAGAATAACTGGTGCTTTCCCGCCTGCTCCTTCAGTGGCGCCTCTGCCCAGGAGTGGTTTATGGCTCAAGACTGTCCTTACCGAAAACGACCACGGATGGCCAAAGAGGAGTGTGAAAAGTTTCATGCCTGCTGCTTTTACCAAGAATGCGGTGGTCACTACCTGAATTTACCCCTTTCTGTCAATGCGAGTGTGGGAagtgcctcctcctcttcttcctcctcctcctcctcctcttcctctccccctctgCCTTTGCCGAGTTGTTCCCACCAGGTGGATTTTGATGTAGGCGGGGCACCCATTTACAAGAGTGATGGCCAGATACCTGCCAACGAAATCTTTGTCACTAATGTCAGGTCGCTTGGTGTTCAGGAAAAGGCCAGGTTAAGTGAGGAGAAAGCGAATAACACCAGCAGAGATGGTGACCCCCTCAGCCATGAACCTGTGGGCAATGACCTTGATCTTGAGTGCAAAGGccaattttatgattatttcgAGACTggatataatgaaaaaaacaatgtaagTGAGTCCTGGAAAAAGTCTTTAAGGAAAAAGGAGCCTTCACCAAGCAACAAACTGTGCTGCagcaaaggaagtaaaatatGA